From one bacterium Scap17 genomic stretch:
- a CDS encoding DUF2063 domain-containing protein, whose protein sequence is MGYPGTGAGGLAGADHARSGVTAQHTGAAADALRHGGRPMTSRERHASAGHQPDWQRAFIEALTQPDAALLGIEAGHQQRLDVYRNNVWASLISALEEAYPVTRQVVGERFFAALAHDHSRQHLPRSPLMMEYGAGLAETLHATLTTLVEARQVSAAHLPFYAVDLARFEAARLVAYHAADAEALVPTQLAELPPEAVMELRFSAHPAACLLRLEHAVLEIWQRHQHAGATLEGLDIARPEQVLITRPALEVQVTVLCEAAALLLELLLAGQTLADSAARLADAHPEQELGPLLAPLLASGAFRAPT, encoded by the coding sequence ATGGGATACCCAGGTACCGGCGCTGGAGGTCTTGCTGGGGCAGACCACGCGCGCTCAGGCGTTACTGCACAGCACACGGGCGCAGCAGCTGACGCGCTCCGGCATGGAGGGCGACCGATGACCTCTCGCGAGCGGCATGCCAGCGCTGGTCACCAGCCCGACTGGCAGCGCGCCTTCATCGAGGCTCTCACCCAGCCCGATGCTGCGCTTCTGGGTATCGAGGCAGGCCATCAGCAGCGCCTCGATGTCTATCGCAACAATGTCTGGGCCAGCCTGATCAGTGCGCTGGAAGAGGCCTATCCGGTGACCCGGCAGGTGGTGGGCGAGCGCTTCTTTGCGGCCCTGGCCCATGATCATTCCCGCCAGCATCTGCCACGCTCACCGCTAATGATGGAGTACGGCGCCGGGCTTGCCGAAACCCTGCACGCGACCTTGACCACATTGGTCGAGGCGCGTCAGGTGTCAGCTGCTCATCTGCCGTTCTATGCGGTGGACCTGGCACGCTTCGAGGCCGCTCGCCTGGTGGCCTATCACGCGGCGGACGCCGAGGCCCTGGTGCCGACACAGCTGGCGGAATTACCGCCTGAGGCAGTGATGGAACTCAGATTCTCGGCGCACCCCGCGGCATGCCTGCTGCGCCTGGAACATGCGGTGCTCGAGATCTGGCAGCGCCATCAGCATGCCGGCGCGACGCTTGAAGGGCTGGATATCGCACGACCGGAGCAGGTGTTGATCACGCGCCCGGCGCTGGAGGTACAGGTCACGGTGCTGTGTGAGGCCGCTGCCTTGCTGCTCGAACTGCTGCTGGCGGGGCAGACGCTGGCGGATTCGGCAGCGCGGCTCGCGGACGCGCACCCCGAGCAGGAGCTGGGGCCGCTGCTGGCCCCCCTACTGGCAAGTGGTGCCTTTCGTGCGCCGACCTGA
- a CDS encoding DoxX family protein, whose product MSLESSTTPAVRTGVAGQVLKVFVWLENLRMDAVLILMRIVVGAVFFMSAQTKVDGFSIKDSTFFLFEHEYALPLVSPILAAWLATIAEHLFPLMLWLGLGTRFAALGLALMTLTIQLFVYPHAWVTHGLWLSSLLVLVLQGPGRLSLDRLIRSRIA is encoded by the coding sequence ATGAGCCTTGAATCATCAACGACGCCTGCGGTTCGCACCGGTGTGGCGGGGCAGGTCCTGAAAGTGTTCGTCTGGCTGGAAAACCTGCGCATGGATGCGGTACTGATCCTGATGCGTATCGTGGTCGGTGCCGTGTTCTTCATGTCGGCGCAGACCAAGGTCGACGGCTTCTCGATCAAGGACAGCACCTTCTTCCTGTTCGAGCATGAATACGCCTTGCCGCTGGTCTCGCCGATACTGGCCGCCTGGCTTGCGACCATCGCCGAGCACCTCTTCCCGCTGATGCTGTGGCTGGGGCTGGGGACGCGCTTCGCGGCGCTGGGGCTGGCCCTCATGACGCTGACCATCCAGCTGTTCGTCTATCCCCATGCCTGGGTGACCCACGGGCTGTGGCTCTCCAGCCTGCTGGTGCTGGTGCTGCAAGGCCCGGGACGCCTGTCGCTCGATCGGCTGATTCGCTCACGTATCGCCTGA
- a CDS encoding DUF692 domain-containing protein codes for MAVGISLKAQHVRELMSSRPALGFLEIHAENYMGAGGAPHARLDALQEYPLSIHGVGLSLASERPLDATHLARLRTLCERHPPTSVSEHLAWAGHSGHFYNDLLPVPLTDAMLARVSDNLMQLQDTLGRQVLIENPAHYLRFDARELGSELIPETHFLTRLVERSGCGLLIDVNNVFVSAHNIGIDPAAWLESIPARAVGEIHLAGHGEDTREGLLIDNHGAPVCDEVWELYADFINRIGPRSTLIEWDTQVPALEVLLGQTTRAQALLHSTRAQQLTRSGMEGDR; via the coding sequence ATGGCCGTCGGTATCAGCCTCAAGGCGCAGCATGTGCGTGAGCTGATGTCGTCGCGTCCGGCGCTGGGGTTTCTCGAGATTCATGCCGAGAACTACATGGGCGCCGGCGGGGCACCTCATGCCCGGCTGGATGCGCTGCAGGAGTATCCGCTCTCGATTCATGGTGTCGGCCTGTCGCTGGCATCGGAGCGCCCGCTGGATGCCACGCATCTGGCGCGCCTCAGAACGCTCTGCGAGCGTCACCCGCCCACCAGCGTGTCAGAACACCTGGCCTGGGCCGGCCATAGCGGCCACTTCTACAACGACCTGCTGCCGGTACCGCTGACGGACGCGATGCTGGCACGGGTCAGCGATAACCTGATGCAGTTGCAGGACACCCTGGGCCGTCAGGTATTGATCGAGAATCCCGCCCATTATCTGCGTTTCGATGCGCGCGAGCTGGGATCGGAACTGATTCCCGAGACGCATTTCCTCACTCGCCTGGTCGAGCGCAGTGGCTGCGGTCTGTTGATTGACGTCAACAATGTCTTCGTCTCGGCGCACAACATCGGTATCGATCCCGCGGCCTGGCTGGAGTCCATTCCGGCCCGCGCCGTCGGGGAGATCCATCTGGCGGGGCATGGCGAAGATACGCGTGAGGGTCTGCTGATCGACAATCATGGTGCACCGGTCTGTGATGAGGTCTGGGAGCTATATGCCGACTTCATCAATCGCATCGGGCCGCGTTCGACGCTGATTGAATGGGATACCCAGGTACCGGCGCTGGAGGTCTTGCTGGGGCAGACCACGCGCGCTCAGGCGTTACTGCACAGCACACGGGCGCAGCAGCTGACGCGCTCCGGCATGGAGGGCGACCGATGA
- the rmuC gene encoding DNA recombination protein RmuC produces MWQASLDESRERQQQAEQQAALVEQRAALDGQQAEQQQRYLSQSLEEARQARDALTEQLATLRESLQGRLDEQSRALSEQQTLARSLTRQQEVLEAQLLEREERLETLTERYAELRETHASLVTRQRQEASHHEQQLALLNESRERLSQEFEQLAGKVFEERQQRFTAASGAQLEQLLKPFREQVGDFRQRLEQLHGEEVRERTSLKSQLDQLAGLNRQITEEAANLSRALKGDSKMQGNWGEMILETVLERSGLRDGIEFKREVSFTGEGGRQRPDAIVYLPDNKHLIIDAKVSLTAYTEYVNAEDDVTRARALRAHLTSVRGHVTGLARRNYPAIEGLGSPDFVFLFLPMEPAFALAFEHDDSLFQDAFTQGVVMVTPTTLLASLRTVASLWSLERQNDNARVIGERAGALLDKFRGLAESLEELGTQLGRTREAHDTAMKRLASGRGNLINRAEELLELGARMKKPLPESLVRQSRDTLHQPEQSLDQPSTSAPPALDRQPAPEPLASEEAAASEGRGVTGTPDAGAPDAGSPGRRAPKPRVPKHWMPRQARRLRRSRAGSSWSASGRAIADRLHRRQLGRQPLCQPLRQQMTVNASGPCMGPLAFLHGEVNASAGYRLHMR; encoded by the coding sequence ATGTGGCAGGCCTCGCTGGACGAGTCGCGTGAGCGTCAGCAACAGGCCGAGCAGCAGGCGGCCCTGGTCGAGCAACGTGCCGCGCTGGATGGGCAGCAGGCGGAGCAGCAGCAACGCTATCTGAGCCAGTCGCTGGAGGAGGCGCGCCAGGCACGCGATGCCCTGACGGAGCAACTCGCCACGCTGCGCGAATCGCTGCAGGGGCGCCTGGATGAACAGTCACGCGCCTTGAGTGAGCAGCAGACGCTGGCACGCAGCCTGACCCGCCAGCAGGAAGTGCTGGAGGCGCAGCTGCTGGAGCGCGAGGAGCGTCTCGAGACACTGACCGAGCGCTACGCCGAGCTGCGCGAGACCCATGCCTCGCTGGTGACGCGTCAGCGTCAGGAGGCCAGCCATCACGAGCAGCAGTTGGCGTTGCTCAACGAGTCGCGCGAGCGCCTGAGTCAGGAGTTCGAGCAGCTGGCGGGCAAGGTGTTCGAGGAGCGCCAGCAGCGCTTCACCGCCGCCAGTGGCGCCCAGCTCGAGCAGTTGCTCAAGCCGTTTCGTGAGCAGGTCGGCGACTTCCGTCAGCGCCTCGAGCAGCTGCATGGCGAGGAGGTGCGCGAGCGCACCAGCCTCAAGAGTCAGCTCGACCAGCTGGCGGGGCTCAACCGCCAGATCACCGAGGAAGCGGCCAACCTGTCGCGGGCGCTCAAGGGCGACAGCAAGATGCAGGGCAACTGGGGCGAGATGATTCTTGAGACCGTGCTGGAGCGCTCCGGTCTGCGTGATGGCATCGAGTTCAAGCGCGAGGTGTCATTCACCGGCGAGGGCGGTCGCCAGCGTCCGGATGCCATCGTCTACCTGCCGGACAACAAGCATCTCATCATCGATGCCAAGGTCTCCTTGACCGCCTATACCGAGTACGTCAACGCCGAGGATGACGTGACGCGAGCACGCGCACTGCGCGCGCATCTGACCTCGGTGCGCGGCCATGTCACCGGGCTTGCGCGGCGCAACTATCCCGCCATCGAGGGGCTGGGCTCGCCGGACTTCGTGTTCCTGTTCCTGCCGATGGAGCCGGCCTTCGCGTTGGCCTTCGAACACGATGACAGCCTGTTCCAGGACGCCTTCACCCAGGGGGTGGTGATGGTGACGCCGACCACCTTGCTGGCCAGCCTGCGCACCGTGGCGAGTCTGTGGAGTCTGGAGCGCCAGAACGACAATGCGCGTGTGATCGGCGAGCGCGCCGGAGCACTGCTCGACAAGTTCCGTGGCCTCGCCGAATCCCTCGAGGAACTCGGCACACAGCTGGGGCGCACGCGTGAGGCGCATGATACCGCCATGAAGCGGCTGGCCAGCGGGCGCGGCAACCTGATCAACCGTGCAGAGGAGCTGCTGGAACTCGGTGCGCGCATGAAGAAGCCGCTGCCGGAGTCGCTGGTGCGCCAGTCGCGTGACACCCTGCATCAACCCGAGCAGTCACTGGATCAGCCATCGACATCCGCGCCGCCGGCGCTAGATCGCCAGCCCGCGCCCGAGCCGCTTGCCAGCGAAGAAGCGGCAGCCAGTGAAGGCCGGGGTGTCACCGGAACGCCGGACGCCGGAGCGCCGGACGCAGGGTCGCCGGGTCGCCGGGCGCCGAAGCCTCGGGTGCCGAAGCACTGGATGCCGAGGCAGGCCAGGCGCCTGCGTCGCTCTCGCGCTGGGAGCTCATGGAGCGCAAGTGGCAGGGCGATAGCTGATCGCCTTCATCGGCGACAGCTCGGCAGACAGCCGTTATGTCAGCCCCTCAGACAGCAGATGACAGTCAACGCCAGCGGCCCCTGCATGGGGCCGCTGGCGTTTTTGCATGGCGAGGTCAACGCAAGCGCGGGGTATCGTCTCCACATGCGGTGA
- a CDS encoding type 1 glutamine amidotransferase encodes MTQQTDQQTRQRLQGKRVAILATHGFEESELAVPRAALQEAGVEVDIVSPEKDGIRAWAETDWGEKYQVDTLLSDASEHDYHGLVLPGGLFNPDTLRQDESALSFVRSFFQAHKPVAAICHAPWILIDAGVVEGRQMTSFPSVAQDLKNAGAEWQDSEVVCDSALVTSRKPADLDAFNAKLLEELAEGKHQHQHA; translated from the coding sequence ATGACACAGCAGACCGATCAGCAGACACGTCAACGACTGCAAGGTAAGCGCGTGGCCATTCTCGCGACCCATGGCTTCGAGGAATCCGAGCTCGCGGTGCCGCGCGCCGCACTGCAGGAGGCGGGCGTCGAGGTAGACATCGTCTCGCCGGAGAAAGACGGCATTCGCGCCTGGGCCGAAACCGACTGGGGCGAGAAATATCAGGTCGACACCCTGCTCAGCGATGCCAGCGAACACGACTATCACGGCCTGGTGCTGCCGGGTGGCCTGTTCAATCCAGATACTCTGCGTCAGGACGAGAGCGCACTGAGCTTCGTGCGCAGCTTCTTCCAGGCCCACAAGCCGGTCGCCGCCATCTGTCACGCGCCGTGGATCCTGATCGATGCCGGTGTCGTCGAAGGCCGTCAGATGACCTCCTTCCCCTCCGTCGCACAGGACCTGAAAAACGCCGGTGCCGAGTGGCAGGACAGCGAAGTGGTGTGTGACAGCGCGCTGGTCACCAGCCGCAAGCCAGCAGATCTCGATGCGTTCAACGCCAAGCTGCTCGAGGAACTGGCCGAAGGCAAGCACCAGCATCAGCACGCCTGA
- a CDS encoding DUF2183 domain-containing protein, whose protein sequence is MRHAQGKDGYVIHAYRGYGSHSEAFLMGRIFRQPGSRSQLAPGAGRDLMDVGRRMLRWGKSGVEVEVALGDNRTTAITDRDGYFSVHLPLDAPLEHQGQWHTAHITACPPKQPPVKGEAQVYLPPISTRLGVISDIDDTVMYTGVANKLKMLYRLFIESAERRTAFPGVAALYQALHEGDDGQQQRPLLYVSRGPWSIYEMLEVFFQHNRIPVGPILFLREWGLTLQRPLPRRSEDHKQALIEKMLGLYDEMQFLLIGDSGQHDPEVYAEVVRRYPGRICAIYIRQIGDSDSRKAELDQLGEELAALGCVMLLSTDSLDMAHHAHANGYIDAASVEMVRAEIEHQLADEPA, encoded by the coding sequence ATGCGCCACGCCCAGGGCAAGGATGGCTACGTCATTCACGCCTACCGCGGCTATGGCTCGCACAGCGAAGCCTTTCTGATGGGGCGCATCTTCCGCCAGCCAGGCTCACGCAGCCAGCTGGCCCCCGGTGCCGGGCGCGACCTGATGGATGTCGGTCGCCGCATGCTGCGCTGGGGCAAGAGCGGCGTCGAAGTAGAGGTCGCGCTGGGGGACAACCGAACCACCGCCATCACCGACCGCGATGGCTACTTCAGTGTGCATCTGCCGCTCGATGCGCCACTGGAACACCAGGGCCAGTGGCATACTGCCCACATCACCGCGTGTCCGCCGAAGCAGCCTCCGGTGAAAGGCGAGGCGCAGGTCTATCTGCCGCCCATCAGCACACGCCTCGGGGTAATCAGCGATATCGACGACACCGTGATGTACACCGGTGTCGCCAACAAGCTCAAGATGCTTTACCGCCTGTTCATCGAGTCCGCCGAGCGGCGTACCGCCTTTCCCGGTGTGGCCGCGCTCTACCAGGCGCTCCATGAGGGTGATGACGGCCAGCAGCAGCGCCCGCTGCTCTATGTGTCGCGTGGTCCGTGGAGCATCTACGAGATGCTGGAAGTCTTCTTCCAGCACAATCGCATCCCGGTCGGCCCGATCCTGTTCCTGCGCGAGTGGGGGCTGACCCTGCAACGCCCGCTGCCCAGACGCTCCGAAGACCACAAGCAGGCGTTGATCGAGAAGATGCTCGGCCTGTATGACGAGATGCAGTTCCTCCTCATCGGCGACAGCGGCCAGCATGACCCGGAGGTCTACGCTGAGGTCGTGCGCCGCTATCCCGGTCGCATCTGCGCCATCTACATTCGCCAGATAGGCGATTCGGACTCGCGCAAGGCCGAGCTGGACCAACTCGGTGAGGAGCTGGCCGCTCTCGGCTGCGTGATGCTGCTGAGCACCGATAGCCTCGACATGGCGCACCATGCGCATGCCAACGGCTACATCGATGCCGCCAGCGTCGAGATGGTACGTGCCGAGATCGAGCACCAACTTGCCGACGAGCCGGCCTGA
- a CDS encoding DNA starvation/stationary phase protection protein: MSNDTNAIGLHTASATQLAEHLNILLANYQTFYMNARGYHWNVKGNQFFELHVKFEETYTDLLTKVDEIAERILTLGHEPLHAYSDYARVATIKEDTHVSDGTACIKGLLTGYKSLIELQREIMSVASDADDEGTASLVGDYIREQEKTVWMLSAYLGE, encoded by the coding sequence ATGTCCAACGATACCAATGCCATCGGCCTGCACACTGCCAGCGCCACTCAGCTGGCCGAGCACCTCAACATCCTGCTGGCCAACTACCAGACCTTCTACATGAATGCCCGTGGCTACCACTGGAACGTGAAGGGCAACCAGTTCTTCGAGCTGCACGTGAAGTTCGAGGAAACCTACACCGACCTGCTGACCAAGGTCGACGAGATCGCCGAGCGTATCCTGACCCTGGGTCACGAGCCGCTGCACGCCTACAGTGACTACGCACGTGTCGCCACCATCAAGGAAGACACCCATGTCAGCGACGGCACGGCTTGCATCAAGGGCCTGCTGACCGGTTACAAGTCCCTGATCGAACTGCAGCGCGAGATCATGTCCGTCGCGTCTGACGCCGATGATGAAGGCACCGCTTCACTGGTCGGCGACTACATCCGCGAGCAGGAAAAGACCGTGTGGATGCTGTCCGCCTACCTGGGCGAGTAA
- a CDS encoding aminoacyl-histidine dipeptidase produces MNEHIDTLDPAILWRHFRTLCNIPRPSGHEAALVAYLIDWAEAHGLAHDRDAFGNLRLRKPATPGHESAAGIVLQGHLDMVAQAASDSDHDFTRDSLDTYLEDGWLKARGTTLGADNGLGVAAALAVLEDDSLMHGPLEALFTLEEETSMGGALNLAENWLEGRYLLNLDSEDRGQVYIGCAGGADINVDHEFATSSLKDSEAELELTIGGLVGGHSGLDIHRGRGNANRLMSRALVALAEFKPRLVSWSGGTLRNALPREATVGVVIYDERVAAARQRLADFEAQIRDELRETDPDVALSVTRGNAENALSVEDTQRLVAALDAAPYGVERMSAAVEGVVETSNNLGVVQLREGRFHLCALVRSLRDDAVTMMEQRIRGLFALIGATTVAENAYPGWQPAPDAQLLARFCSLHESVTGRAPEIKVIHAGLECGILGAKYPQLEMISFGPLIRGAHSPSERVEVESVGEFWQVLKGLITELAEPARAA; encoded by the coding sequence ATGAATGAGCATATCGATACGTTGGACCCCGCCATCCTCTGGCGTCATTTCCGCACTCTGTGCAATATCCCGCGCCCGTCCGGGCATGAAGCCGCGCTGGTGGCCTATCTGATCGACTGGGCCGAAGCGCATGGTCTCGCCCATGATCGCGATGCTTTCGGCAACCTGCGTCTGCGCAAGCCCGCCACGCCCGGTCACGAGAGCGCAGCGGGCATCGTGCTGCAGGGCCATCTCGACATGGTCGCCCAGGCGGCCAGCGACAGTGATCACGACTTCACTCGTGATTCCCTCGATACCTATCTGGAAGACGGCTGGCTCAAGGCGCGCGGCACCACTCTGGGGGCCGACAACGGTCTCGGCGTCGCGGCGGCGCTGGCCGTTCTCGAAGATGACAGCCTCATGCACGGTCCGCTGGAAGCGCTGTTCACCCTTGAGGAGGAAACCTCGATGGGCGGCGCGCTGAATCTGGCCGAGAACTGGCTGGAAGGGCGCTACCTGCTCAACCTGGATTCGGAGGACCGCGGCCAGGTCTATATCGGCTGTGCCGGTGGCGCGGACATCAATGTTGATCACGAGTTTGCCACCTCGTCTCTCAAGGATTCCGAAGCGGAGCTGGAGCTGACCATCGGTGGCCTGGTCGGCGGCCATTCCGGGCTCGATATCCATCGTGGGCGCGGCAATGCCAATCGCCTGATGTCACGCGCGCTGGTCGCGCTGGCCGAGTTCAAGCCGCGTCTGGTCAGCTGGTCTGGCGGTACGCTGCGCAACGCCTTGCCGCGTGAGGCCACGGTCGGCGTGGTGATCTATGACGAGCGCGTCGCCGCCGCGCGCCAGCGCCTCGCGGACTTCGAGGCCCAGATTCGCGACGAGCTGCGCGAGACGGACCCGGATGTCGCGCTCAGCGTGACCCGTGGCAACGCCGAGAATGCTCTGTCCGTCGAGGACACCCAGCGGCTGGTCGCGGCGCTGGATGCCGCGCCCTACGGGGTCGAGCGCATGAGCGCGGCGGTGGAAGGCGTGGTGGAAACCTCCAACAACCTCGGCGTGGTGCAGCTGCGCGAGGGGCGCTTCCATCTCTGTGCGCTGGTGCGCTCGCTGCGCGATGATGCCGTGACCATGATGGAGCAACGCATTCGTGGGCTTTTTGCGCTGATCGGCGCGACCACCGTGGCCGAGAATGCCTATCCGGGCTGGCAGCCGGCGCCGGATGCGCAGCTGCTGGCGCGCTTCTGCAGCCTGCACGAGAGCGTCACTGGCCGCGCGCCGGAGATCAAGGTCATCCATGCCGGGCTCGAGTGCGGCATCCTCGGGGCCAAGTATCCCCAGCTCGAGATGATCTCCTTCGGGCCGCTGATCCGCGGCGCTCACTCGCCCAGCGAGCGTGTCGAGGTCGAGTCGGTCGGTGAATTCTGGCAGGTGCTCAAGGGACTGATCACGGAACTTGCCGAGCCTGCCAGGGCCGCTTGA
- a CDS encoding DUF2282 domain-containing protein — MSTKTNKSAKTAFALASALGTAVALSTAVVSLPAHAAGMEKCYGVSLAGENDCAAGPGTSCAGTSTVDYQGNAWKLVPEGTCTSIETPNGTGSLEEIK; from the coding sequence ATGTCTACCAAGACAAACAAGTCCGCCAAGACCGCTTTTGCCCTGGCTTCCGCGCTCGGAACCGCTGTCGCTCTGTCTACCGCTGTCGTTTCCCTCCCGGCCCACGCGGCGGGCATGGAAAAGTGCTACGGCGTGTCGCTGGCCGGTGAGAATGACTGCGCCGCAGGCCCGGGCACTTCGTGTGCCGGGACCTCGACCGTCGATTATCAGGGCAATGCCTGGAAGCTGGTGCCGGAAGGCACCTGCACCTCCATCGAGACGCCCAACGGCACCGGCAGCCTGGAAGAGATCAAGTAA